A stretch of Amycolatopsis balhimycina FH 1894 DNA encodes these proteins:
- a CDS encoding ABC transporter ATP-binding protein, with product MAEAITADGLTKAFGRTRALDGLDLTVHTGEVHGFLGPNGAGKTTTIRVLLGLMRADGGRATLLGGDPWTDATELHRRLAYVPGDVTLWPNLTGGEVIDLLGRLRGGLDTARRAELVERFDLDPRKKGRTYSKGNRQKVALVAALASDVELLVLDEPTSGLDPLMEEVFRQVVAEERERGDRTVLLSSHILSEVEALCDRVTIIRAGRTVESGTLDELRHLGRITIDASLARVPSELASLPGVHDLSTYGSHIHLSVDQTSLDDVMRHLAEAGLRSLVSRPPTLEELFLRHYRQDEPVGAGR from the coding sequence ATGGCTGAGGCGATCACCGCCGACGGCCTCACCAAGGCGTTCGGCCGGACGCGGGCCCTCGACGGGCTCGACCTGACCGTCCACACCGGCGAGGTGCACGGCTTCCTCGGGCCCAACGGCGCCGGCAAGACCACCACGATCCGCGTCCTGCTGGGGCTGATGCGGGCCGACGGCGGCCGCGCCACCCTGCTTGGCGGCGACCCCTGGACCGACGCCACCGAGCTGCACCGGCGGCTCGCGTACGTGCCGGGTGACGTCACGCTCTGGCCCAACCTGACCGGCGGCGAGGTCATCGACCTGCTCGGCCGGCTGCGCGGCGGCCTCGACACCGCTCGCCGCGCGGAACTGGTCGAGCGCTTCGACCTCGACCCGCGCAAGAAAGGCCGGACGTACTCGAAGGGCAACCGGCAGAAGGTCGCGCTCGTCGCCGCGCTCGCGTCCGATGTGGAGCTGCTGGTCCTCGACGAGCCGACGTCCGGGCTCGACCCGCTGATGGAGGAGGTGTTCCGGCAGGTCGTCGCGGAGGAGCGGGAACGCGGCGACCGGACGGTGCTGCTGTCCTCGCACATCCTCTCCGAGGTCGAGGCGCTGTGCGACCGCGTCACGATCATCCGGGCCGGCCGCACGGTCGAGTCGGGCACCCTGGACGAGCTGCGGCACCTGGGCCGGATCACCATCGACGCGTCGCTCGCGCGGGTTCCGTCGGAGCTGGCGTCGCTGCCGGGGGTGCACGACCTGAGCACGTACGGCTCGCACATCCACCTGTCCGTCGACCAGACGTCGCTGGACGACGTGATGCGGCACCTCGCCGAGGCCGGGCTGCGGAGCCTGGTGAGCCGGCCGCCGACGCTCGAGGAGCTGTTCCTGCGTCACTACCGGCAGGACGAGCCGGTCGGAGCGGGGCGATGA
- a CDS encoding ABC transporter permease, with product MTGTWSLLRLVLRRDRVLMPVWITGLALAPVGYLSSIKAAYPDALSRQHFSDLNASSATFVVRNGPLYGSSPGNLLAWQCGFVPVVAGLIALLTVVRHTRAEEEAGRRELTGATVVGRHAGLAAAVIAACGACAVYGLLVGLAVAAQGVPAAGAFALGLEFSSVGWVFAGVGAVAAQLTWGAGGARSIGIGVLVLAFLVRAAGDSSSAGWLAWLSPIGWAHRLRPFAGEQWWVLALAVVATGLLVVSAVALSARRDLGAALLPARLGRSAAKASLRSPLALAWRLQRGTLLVWTVCLGLVGLLMGGVARNVAEMMRDNKAVAEVFSRMGGGGAATDAYLAGTMTLFGLAAAGYAVQATLKLRAEEAAGRAEPVLATAVGRVGWALAHLTFALAGSAFVLAVTGWATGLTSGVSLVPSALAQLPAVWVLAGLAAALIGFFPRFAAAAWGLLAAFLLLSLVGSALQWNDVVLGISPFAHLAHLPGGTFSLPPVLGLLLIAALAVTAGLAALRRRDMPVG from the coding sequence ATGACCGGGACGTGGTCGCTGCTGCGGCTGGTGCTGCGGCGCGACCGGGTGCTCATGCCGGTGTGGATCACCGGTCTCGCGCTGGCGCCGGTCGGCTACCTGTCGTCGATCAAGGCGGCGTACCCGGATGCCTTGTCGCGGCAGCACTTCTCCGACCTCAACGCTTCGAGCGCGACCTTCGTGGTCCGCAACGGGCCGCTGTACGGCTCGTCGCCGGGGAATCTCCTGGCGTGGCAGTGCGGGTTCGTGCCGGTCGTCGCCGGGCTGATCGCGCTGCTCACCGTGGTCCGCCACACCCGGGCCGAGGAGGAGGCGGGCCGCCGGGAGCTCACCGGCGCGACCGTCGTGGGACGGCACGCCGGGCTCGCGGCGGCCGTGATCGCCGCCTGTGGCGCGTGTGCGGTGTACGGGCTGCTGGTGGGGTTGGCTGTTGCCGCACAGGGGGTCCCGGCGGCGGGGGCTTTCGCGCTGGGGCTTGAGTTTTCCTCGGTGGGCTGGGTGTTCGCCGGCGTCGGCGCGGTCGCCGCCCAGCTCACGTGGGGTGCGGGCGGGGCGCGCAGCATCGGGATCGGCGTGCTGGTGCTGGCGTTCCTGGTGCGTGCGGCGGGCGACAGCAGCTCGGCGGGCTGGCTCGCGTGGCTGTCGCCGATCGGCTGGGCGCACCGGCTGCGGCCGTTCGCCGGCGAGCAGTGGTGGGTGCTCGCCTTGGCCGTCGTAGCGACCGGTTTGCTGGTGGTCTCGGCGGTCGCGTTGTCCGCGCGCCGGGACCTCGGCGCGGCACTGCTCCCGGCCCGGCTGGGGCGTTCCGCCGCGAAGGCGTCACTGCGTTCGCCGCTGGCGCTGGCTTGGCGGCTGCAGCGGGGGACGCTGCTGGTCTGGACGGTGTGCCTCGGGCTCGTCGGCCTGCTGATGGGCGGGGTCGCGCGCAACGTCGCGGAGATGATGCGGGACAACAAGGCGGTCGCGGAGGTGTTCTCCCGGATGGGCGGCGGAGGCGCGGCGACGGACGCGTACCTGGCCGGGACGATGACGTTGTTCGGGCTCGCGGCGGCGGGTTACGCGGTGCAGGCAACGCTGAAGCTGCGTGCCGAAGAGGCGGCGGGTCGCGCGGAACCGGTGCTGGCGACGGCGGTCGGCCGCGTCGGCTGGGCGCTCGCGCACCTGACGTTCGCCTTGGCGGGTTCGGCGTTCGTGCTGGCGGTGACGGGCTGGGCGACCGGCTTGACGTCCGGGGTTTCGCTGGTTCCGTCGGCGCTGGCCCAGCTGCCGGCGGTCTGGGTACTGGCCGGCCTGGCGGCGGCGCTGATCGGCTTCTTCCCGCGCTTCGCGGCGGCGGCGTGGGGGCTGCTGGCGGCGTTCCTGCTGCTGTCGCTGGTCGGCTCGGCCCTGCAGTGGAACGACGTGGTGCTGGGGATCTCGCCGTTCGCGCACCTGGCCCACCTGCCGGGCGGAACGTTCTCCCTGCCGCCGGTCCTCGGGTTGCTGCTCATCGCGGCTTTGGCCGTTACCGCCGGCCTGGCAGCGTTGCGCCGCCGTGACATGCCGGTGGGGTGA
- a CDS encoding amidohydrolase has product MDDLLLRRVRPGLGGDLADVRVNDGRVTSITGPGSAGFAARVVDGHGGTLLPGLIDAHVHVLQWATFRRRIPLDAARSAGEAVELLLAHLLATPAPRTELVVGAGFRDGLWPDKPHKDLLQRALPGRAVALFSADLHTLWLSPAALKLIGRDHPTGVLLEGDCMTATAQLPTAAIDVQDQWVAEAVAAAAARGVTQIVDYEYADTVADWTRRGAPATRISCVIARHLLDRTIERGHRTGDVLPDSDGLLTVGPFKLFVDGSLNTRTAYCHDPYPGSDSPGSLELPPSDLVPLLQRAFDHGLIPAVHAIGDHANTIALDAFEEVGCPGRIEHAQLLAAADVPRFASLGVIAAVQPSHQPDDRDVADRHWHGRTSRAFPYRSLLETGARLEFGSDAPVAPLDPWDGIASAISRTDDDRPPWHPEQAISLADALAASSGGRRGVAVGDVADLMVTAADPSVLSPADLRALPVTATILGGHVTHLV; this is encoded by the coding sequence ATGGATGATCTCCTGCTGCGCCGCGTGCGCCCGGGCCTCGGCGGCGACCTCGCGGACGTCCGGGTGAACGACGGCCGGGTCACGTCGATCACCGGACCCGGCTCGGCCGGGTTCGCCGCGCGCGTGGTCGACGGGCACGGCGGCACGCTGCTGCCGGGGCTGATCGACGCGCACGTCCACGTCCTGCAGTGGGCGACGTTCCGGCGCCGGATCCCGCTGGACGCGGCCCGCTCGGCGGGGGAGGCGGTCGAGCTGCTGCTCGCGCACCTGCTGGCGACGCCGGCGCCGCGGACGGAACTCGTCGTCGGCGCGGGGTTCCGCGACGGGCTGTGGCCGGACAAGCCGCACAAGGACCTGCTGCAGCGCGCGCTGCCCGGCCGGGCGGTCGCGTTGTTCAGCGCGGACCTGCACACGCTGTGGCTGAGCCCGGCGGCGCTGAAGCTGATCGGCCGCGACCACCCGACCGGCGTGCTGCTGGAGGGCGACTGCATGACCGCGACGGCCCAGCTCCCGACGGCGGCGATCGACGTCCAGGACCAGTGGGTGGCGGAAGCGGTGGCCGCGGCGGCCGCGCGGGGGGTGACGCAGATCGTCGACTACGAATACGCGGACACGGTGGCGGACTGGACGCGCCGGGGCGCCCCGGCCACGCGGATCTCGTGCGTGATCGCGAGGCACCTGCTGGACCGGACCATCGAGCGCGGCCACCGCACGGGCGACGTCCTGCCGGATTCGGACGGGCTGCTGACGGTCGGGCCGTTCAAGCTCTTCGTGGACGGTTCCCTCAACACGCGCACGGCCTACTGCCACGACCCGTACCCCGGCAGCGATTCACCCGGCTCGCTCGAACTCCCGCCGTCGGACCTGGTTCCCTTGCTGCAGCGGGCTTTCGACCACGGCCTGATCCCGGCGGTGCACGCGATCGGCGACCACGCGAACACGATCGCGCTGGACGCGTTCGAAGAGGTCGGCTGCCCGGGCCGCATCGAGCACGCGCAGCTGCTCGCGGCTGCCGACGTTCCCCGGTTCGCTTCGCTGGGAGTGATCGCGGCGGTCCAGCCGTCCCACCAGCCCGACGACCGCGACGTCGCGGACCGCCACTGGCACGGCCGTACGTCGCGGGCGTTCCCCTACCGCTCGCTGCTGGAAACGGGCGCGCGGCTGGAGTTCGGCTCGGACGCCCCGGTGGCGCCGCTGGACCCGTGGGACGGCATCGCCTCGGCGATTTCCCGCACGGACGACGACCGCCCGCCGTGGCACCCGGAGCAGGCGATCTCCCTCGCCGACGCCTTGGCGGCTTCTTCCGGCGGCCGTCGCGGAGTGGCGGTGGGGGACGTCGCGGACCTGATGGTGACGGCGGCGGACCCGTCGGTCCTGTCTCCGGCGGACCTGCGAGCGCTCCCGGTGACAGCGACCATCCTCGGCGGGCACGTCACGCACCTGGTCTGA
- a CDS encoding DUF2127 domain-containing protein, with the protein MSETKPTATEKFFRIAIAVKGLDGALQVVGALILAFVPAATVSGFSHAVITRDLLGDPSGTLARHLESATENFLHGDTKTFAVAYLLAHGVIKLGLVWALARKIVRAYPVAALILAAFVVYEIFRAVHTHSLALPFFAALDVVIIVLVLREYRQLKRSRGA; encoded by the coding sequence ATGTCCGAGACGAAACCGACGGCGACCGAGAAGTTCTTCCGGATCGCGATCGCGGTCAAAGGCCTCGACGGCGCCCTGCAGGTCGTCGGGGCGCTGATCCTCGCGTTCGTGCCGGCGGCGACCGTCAGCGGGTTCAGCCACGCCGTGATCACCCGTGACCTGCTCGGCGACCCGTCGGGCACGCTGGCGCGCCACCTGGAGTCGGCGACGGAGAACTTCCTCCACGGCGACACGAAGACCTTCGCCGTCGCGTACCTGCTCGCCCACGGGGTGATCAAGCTCGGCCTGGTGTGGGCGCTGGCCCGCAAGATCGTCCGCGCCTACCCCGTCGCGGCGCTGATCCTCGCCGCGTTCGTGGTCTACGAGATCTTCCGCGCGGTGCACACCCACTCGCTCGCGTTGCCGTTCTTCGCCGCGCTCGACGTCGTGATCATCGTTCTCGTGCTGCGCGAGTACCGTCAGCTGAAGCGGTCACGAGGTGCATGA
- a CDS encoding ABC transporter substrate-binding protein, whose product MPRTTLLDRIAPGNRSAVPPVRPRSLLHRHWIAVSVVAFLVLAGVLGWTRPWEQCGAGLTAADDVCVGLDLGAAPLRDDDPLADLEALIADRNAHAGSTFKTVVVLDDLTPDPDTDSTPIKFVRHGVQGAIAAAWPRPESSGIKLLLANFGSSAGHWREAVGQIVASAGTEHIAAVTGIGVSLENTRNAVAELSRHGIVTIGATVTADDLNIDADGKPIKNFFRVGPTNSDEAHAAVNYVAKLPKQRTLLVADVNEADTYAGTLTKAFQDQQLVPIPFSKKYDSLEGQLTDTSRDEYLQKLFRGMHSDICTAQPDVIYFAGRGVDLRSFVYALSNDGACQQLRSVTVISGDDTATLVGTKLPLSGDIAVTPLYTALAHPDQWKMFTGNDAALTYRQNYTDFLNAFTGTHEFTRDDLFDGAAMIEHDAVATAVEAAETNPSSSPPSMRNFVANIDCNSPVPGATGFIAFRQDGGNQIDKVLPILRIQEDGTTSPVDLVWSQGRPLDTSPSCTS is encoded by the coding sequence ATGCCCCGCACCACGCTGCTCGACCGCATCGCCCCGGGAAACCGGTCCGCCGTGCCGCCCGTCCGGCCGCGAAGCCTGCTCCACCGGCACTGGATCGCCGTGTCCGTGGTCGCCTTCCTCGTGCTGGCCGGCGTGCTCGGGTGGACCCGCCCGTGGGAGCAGTGCGGCGCCGGGCTGACGGCGGCGGACGACGTCTGCGTCGGCCTCGACCTCGGGGCCGCTCCCCTCCGCGACGACGATCCGCTCGCCGACCTCGAAGCTCTGATCGCCGACCGCAACGCGCACGCCGGTTCCACCTTCAAGACCGTCGTCGTGCTCGACGACCTGACGCCGGACCCGGACACCGACAGCACGCCGATCAAGTTCGTCCGGCACGGGGTCCAGGGCGCCATCGCCGCGGCCTGGCCGCGTCCGGAGTCCTCCGGCATCAAGCTGCTGCTGGCGAACTTCGGCAGCAGCGCCGGTCACTGGCGCGAGGCCGTCGGCCAGATCGTCGCGTCCGCCGGAACCGAACACATCGCCGCGGTGACCGGGATCGGCGTCAGCCTGGAGAACACCCGCAACGCGGTCGCCGAGCTGTCGCGCCACGGGATCGTCACGATCGGCGCGACGGTGACCGCCGACGACCTGAACATCGACGCCGACGGCAAGCCGATCAAGAACTTCTTCCGGGTCGGGCCGACGAACAGCGACGAAGCGCACGCCGCCGTCAACTACGTCGCCAAGCTCCCGAAGCAGCGCACGCTGCTGGTCGCGGACGTCAACGAGGCAGACACCTACGCCGGCACCCTGACGAAGGCGTTCCAGGACCAGCAGCTCGTGCCGATCCCGTTCTCGAAGAAGTACGACTCCCTGGAAGGGCAGCTGACCGACACGAGCCGCGACGAGTACCTCCAGAAGCTGTTCCGCGGCATGCATTCCGACATCTGCACCGCCCAGCCCGACGTCATCTACTTCGCCGGCCGCGGGGTCGACCTTCGGTCGTTCGTCTACGCCCTCTCGAACGACGGCGCGTGTCAGCAGCTGCGCTCGGTCACGGTGATCTCCGGCGACGACACCGCGACGCTCGTCGGCACCAAGCTCCCGTTGTCCGGCGACATCGCCGTCACGCCGCTGTACACCGCGCTTGCCCATCCGGACCAGTGGAAGATGTTCACCGGCAACGACGCCGCGCTGACCTACCGGCAGAACTACACGGACTTCCTCAACGCGTTCACGGGCACCCACGAGTTCACGCGGGACGACCTCTTCGACGGCGCGGCGATGATCGAGCACGACGCCGTGGCCACCGCGGTCGAGGCTGCCGAGACCAACCCCTCGTCCAGCCCGCCGTCGATGCGGAACTTCGTCGCGAACATCGACTGCAACTCCCCGGTGCCCGGGGCCACCGGCTTCATCGCGTTCCGGCAGGACGGCGGGAACCAGATCGACAAGGTGCTCCCGATCCTGCGGATCCAGGAGGACGGGACGACCAGCCCCGTCGACCTCGTGTGGTCGCAGGGGCGTCCGCTGGACACGTCGCCGTCATGCACCTCGTGA
- a CDS encoding ATP-binding protein translates to MVETDHSGSVLLTRRLLWNGVDAKPPPPVVLLLGPVGAGKSHALEEIGDHLSWGVVHARFDFAGDEPTPVDVLTRLTYNLSRKWPHRARPRFLRFTVALIAVGAELTTTDRVQDKETLRRLLVEFKRSRWSGRLDPLVRVLVKTAASAVPAHLGDAFAAEVPTLIQTIRPRLGQVLRSLTEFDRFKSGDALDALVDLNWLARGNEPDPDGVTAWLTEAFLADVRENHRRMSAPERRSPCDCESPGKHVHNWVVLLDDVDRPGGLAFLKALAAARETHRRRHGDRGTGDPLLVVATSGKWDGEWERELARAWRPPWQPDRGTARVVPNCRNASYDGWAKVPENARPSGYYPVLLEPLDVDEVAAVLSEHEGEDVPRATAAFVRRATGGLPMAVRQLARTLDGTPVRDGARDVLGTSGPDPWRSWLTRLGLSTVDTEALVTAAPFATAPWLVPLTEHGLVGQPNVGTILTELRSSLWVSAPDTGGGTPDHATLHPWLAGNLVSALARRNGGAGPTYEAQFTALSTGPGSDDVRRAYCRLALGDFPAVVDLFEQDFPKLPHQDWIDRLTVVVHAPDAQPLEEDYERLYGKLVGSDVKQNPGDRTEIRNNLARLIAASWLTANPFAVRGPDQNRAIGNALVALSSQSQRADTKALDETAKLAYQGLWP, encoded by the coding sequence ATGGTCGAAACGGATCATTCCGGGTCCGTCCTGCTGACCCGCCGGCTGCTCTGGAACGGCGTCGACGCCAAGCCACCGCCGCCGGTGGTCCTCCTGCTGGGGCCGGTGGGCGCCGGCAAGTCGCACGCGCTCGAAGAGATCGGCGACCACCTCAGCTGGGGCGTCGTGCACGCCCGGTTCGACTTCGCCGGCGACGAGCCCACCCCGGTCGACGTCCTGACCAGGCTGACCTACAACCTTTCCCGCAAGTGGCCGCACCGCGCGCGGCCACGGTTCCTGCGCTTCACCGTCGCCCTGATCGCCGTCGGCGCGGAACTCACCACCACCGATCGCGTACAGGACAAGGAAACGCTGCGCCGGCTGCTCGTGGAGTTCAAGCGCAGCCGGTGGTCCGGCCGGCTCGACCCGCTCGTGCGGGTCCTCGTCAAGACGGCCGCGTCCGCAGTGCCCGCGCACCTCGGCGACGCCTTCGCCGCCGAGGTCCCGACACTGATCCAGACCATCCGCCCGCGGCTGGGCCAGGTTCTGCGGTCGCTGACGGAGTTCGACCGGTTCAAGAGCGGCGACGCCCTCGACGCACTCGTCGATCTCAACTGGCTGGCCCGCGGCAACGAGCCCGACCCCGACGGCGTCACCGCGTGGCTGACCGAAGCGTTTCTCGCCGACGTCCGGGAGAACCACCGCCGGATGTCCGCCCCGGAACGGCGCAGCCCGTGCGACTGTGAAAGCCCCGGGAAACACGTGCACAACTGGGTGGTGCTCCTCGACGACGTCGACCGCCCGGGCGGGCTCGCGTTCCTCAAGGCACTGGCGGCGGCCCGCGAGACCCACCGCCGCCGGCACGGCGACCGCGGCACCGGCGATCCGCTGCTGGTCGTGGCCACCAGCGGCAAGTGGGACGGCGAGTGGGAACGCGAGCTCGCCCGCGCCTGGCGGCCGCCGTGGCAGCCGGACAGGGGCACGGCCCGGGTCGTGCCGAACTGCCGGAACGCTTCCTACGACGGGTGGGCCAAGGTCCCGGAGAACGCGCGTCCCTCGGGCTACTATCCCGTGCTGCTCGAACCGCTGGACGTCGACGAGGTCGCGGCCGTCCTGAGCGAGCACGAGGGCGAGGACGTCCCCCGCGCGACGGCCGCGTTCGTCCGCCGAGCCACCGGCGGCCTGCCGATGGCCGTGCGGCAGCTGGCCAGGACGCTGGACGGTACCCCGGTCCGCGACGGTGCCCGTGACGTGCTCGGCACCTCGGGCCCCGACCCGTGGCGCAGCTGGCTGACCAGGCTCGGGCTGTCCACTGTGGACACCGAGGCGCTCGTCACGGCCGCGCCGTTCGCGACCGCGCCGTGGCTGGTTCCGCTGACCGAACACGGTCTCGTCGGCCAGCCGAACGTCGGCACGATCCTCACCGAGCTCCGGTCCTCCCTCTGGGTGAGCGCGCCGGACACCGGTGGTGGCACGCCCGACCACGCCACCCTGCACCCCTGGCTCGCCGGCAACCTGGTGTCCGCGCTGGCGCGGCGCAACGGCGGCGCCGGCCCGACCTACGAGGCGCAGTTCACCGCGCTGAGCACCGGCCCCGGCTCCGACGACGTCCGGCGCGCGTACTGCCGGCTCGCCCTCGGCGACTTCCCCGCCGTGGTGGACCTGTTCGAGCAGGACTTCCCGAAACTCCCGCACCAGGACTGGATCGACCGGCTCACGGTGGTGGTGCACGCCCCGGACGCCCAGCCGCTCGAGGAGGACTACGAGCGGCTCTACGGCAAGCTCGTCGGCTCCGACGTCAAGCAGAACCCGGGCGACCGCACGGAAATCCGCAACAACCTGGCCCGCCTGATCGCCGCGAGCTGGCTCACTGCGAACCCGTTCGCCGTACGGGGCCCGGACCAGAACCGGGCCATCGGCAACGCGTTGGTCGCGTTGTCCTCTCAGTCCCAGCGCGCGGACACGAAGGCACTCGACGAAACCGCCAAACTCGCCTACCAGGGACTCTGGCCCTGA
- a CDS encoding PP2C family protein-serine/threonine phosphatase gives MITTRPGYPRWHTASAQGPRSLNADAVGAYAAAGGPGIVFALADGVGDDPAAARAARTAAAAAARTPVHKGPVEAVLAAQRAVRELGGGDAVLVVAMPAEHGGYRIAWVGDSRAYAWDGTALTLLTTDHTLAEYFRARHQPVTPRMEHVVTTSVRTTEPHEIGTAETTSAGLLLTSDGVHKPLTGGGIRAVLAQPGTGAAELVDAALARGGSDNATAIYVEPLEAADSTTVRFPVAA, from the coding sequence ATGATCACCACACGTCCGGGTTACCCGCGTTGGCACACCGCGAGCGCGCAGGGGCCGCGCTCGCTCAACGCCGACGCCGTCGGCGCGTACGCCGCCGCCGGTGGGCCAGGCATCGTGTTCGCTCTCGCCGACGGGGTCGGGGATGATCCCGCCGCCGCGCGGGCGGCTCGCACCGCCGCCGCGGCCGCCGCTCGCACGCCTGTCCACAAAGGACCTGTCGAGGCCGTTCTCGCCGCGCAGCGGGCGGTTCGCGAGCTGGGCGGCGGGGACGCCGTGCTCGTCGTCGCCATGCCCGCCGAGCACGGCGGGTACCGCATCGCCTGGGTCGGCGACTCCCGCGCGTACGCCTGGGACGGCACCGCGCTGACCCTCCTGACCACCGACCACACGCTCGCCGAGTACTTCCGCGCCCGCCACCAGCCGGTGACGCCGCGGATGGAGCACGTGGTCACGACCAGCGTGCGCACCACCGAACCGCACGAGATCGGCACGGCCGAGACCACGAGCGCGGGACTGCTGCTGACCAGTGACGGCGTCCACAAGCCGCTCACCGGCGGCGGCATCCGCGCGGTGCTGGCCCAGCCCGGCACGGGCGCCGCCGAGCTCGTCGACGCCGCGCTCGCCCGCGGTGGCTCGGACAACGCGACCGCCATCTACGTCGAACCCCTGGAGGCGGCCGACAGCACGACGGTCCGATTTCCCGTCGCCGCGTGA
- a CDS encoding AfsR/SARP family transcriptional regulator has product MEFRILGPLAVSRADGRPAVLGGRKPRTLLAALLLAGGRVVPDERLISLLWDGERPSTVDAQVCTYVSRLRKALGRPARLVRTGGGYVLAPGGTVDAEEFERLAASGRDELSSGRPADAAKAFRAALDLWRGPVLADVAGPLRAGESARFEELRLAVLEGRIEAEVASGDHLRAVPDATALVLEHPLRERARALLMAGLCASGRPADAIAVYHQGRQLLGRRLGIAPGPALRAAYQRVLDAHAG; this is encoded by the coding sequence ATGGAGTTCCGGATTCTCGGGCCGCTGGCGGTGTCACGCGCCGACGGCCGTCCGGCCGTGCTCGGCGGGCGCAAGCCGCGGACGCTGCTGGCCGCGTTGCTGCTGGCCGGCGGGCGCGTGGTGCCAGACGAACGGCTGATTTCGCTGCTGTGGGACGGCGAACGGCCGTCGACGGTCGACGCGCAGGTGTGCACGTACGTCTCCCGCCTGCGCAAGGCCCTCGGACGCCCGGCGCGGCTCGTCCGGACCGGCGGTGGCTACGTCCTGGCACCGGGCGGGACCGTCGACGCCGAGGAGTTCGAACGGCTGGCCGCTTCGGGGCGCGACGAGCTGAGCTCGGGCAGGCCGGCCGACGCCGCGAAGGCGTTCCGCGCCGCGCTGGACCTGTGGCGCGGCCCGGTCCTCGCCGACGTCGCCGGGCCGCTCCGGGCGGGGGAGTCGGCGCGGTTCGAGGAGCTGCGGCTGGCGGTGCTGGAAGGCCGGATCGAAGCGGAAGTGGCGTCGGGCGACCACCTGCGGGCGGTGCCCGACGCCACCGCGCTCGTCCTCGAACACCCGCTTCGGGAACGCGCACGGGCCCTGCTCATGGCCGGGCTCTGCGCGAGCGGCCGGCCGGCCGATGCGATCGCGGTCTACCACCAGGGCCGCCAGCTGCTCGGCCGGCGGCTCGGGATCGCACCGGGCCCGGCGCTACGGGCGGCGTACCAGCGGGTGCTGGACGCTCACGCGGGGTAG